Proteins from a genomic interval of Blastopirellula marina:
- a CDS encoding MauE/DoxX family redox-associated membrane protein — MSKTSPENNEARSPADRAFFLYQRLVALFLLILVAVTYPLWIDQTAFPAVPVVSELCAVPGLVDVILVAVLVLIAVANVCLGPQSPASSKLWIANSVVLILCFLLNQHRFQPWAYQFAVLGLIFGLAPARNARQLTMWITLSIYFYSALSKLNPSFANELGSDFLVTISSIVGAFLSPDQLASWKWLALGFPLFELLAFLFLLLPRTRKLGVVAACIMHVGLIVVLGPLGLSHSWGVLLWNVFFFTQAILLFGFTQSNKETETAPAISTRLRIAQAICGLVILFPTLEIIGLGDPWPAWGLYASHVGRTHLFLSRHAVEHLPRSLRSYVDTESSDDLFVPVHLEQWSLEATGAPIYPGQRFSLAAARAFINQTDTASAARVVIESPAGRLQDDREADTFSGDKIAMEADRRFWLNTKPRDTFFSSR; from the coding sequence GTGAGCAAGACCTCTCCCGAAAATAACGAGGCTCGATCCCCGGCGGATCGAGCCTTCTTCCTTTACCAGCGGCTGGTTGCGCTGTTTCTGTTGATCCTGGTCGCCGTGACCTATCCGTTGTGGATCGACCAAACCGCGTTCCCCGCGGTTCCTGTTGTAAGCGAGCTGTGCGCTGTCCCTGGCCTGGTCGATGTCATCCTCGTGGCAGTGCTAGTCCTGATCGCGGTGGCCAATGTGTGCCTGGGCCCCCAATCGCCCGCGTCTTCCAAGCTATGGATCGCCAACAGTGTCGTGCTGATTTTGTGCTTCCTGCTCAATCAACATCGCTTCCAACCATGGGCCTATCAGTTTGCGGTTCTCGGATTGATTTTCGGCCTGGCTCCGGCCAGAAATGCCCGGCAATTGACGATGTGGATTACGCTGAGCATTTACTTCTACTCGGCACTGTCGAAGCTGAACCCTTCGTTTGCCAACGAACTGGGCTCCGACTTCCTGGTCACAATCAGTTCGATTGTGGGAGCCTTCCTTTCACCCGATCAACTCGCGTCGTGGAAGTGGCTGGCCCTAGGCTTCCCTCTGTTTGAACTGTTGGCGTTTCTCTTTCTGCTACTACCGCGAACCAGAAAACTAGGCGTCGTTGCGGCGTGCATCATGCATGTCGGCCTGATCGTGGTGCTGGGGCCTCTCGGGCTTTCGCATAGCTGGGGCGTGCTGCTGTGGAACGTCTTCTTCTTCACTCAGGCCATCTTGCTGTTTGGATTTACCCAGTCTAACAAAGAAACCGAAACCGCACCGGCCATCTCCACTCGCCTGAGAATCGCCCAGGCAATTTGCGGCCTGGTGATTTTGTTTCCCACGCTCGAAATCATCGGGCTAGGCGATCCCTGGCCTGCCTGGGGACTGTATGCGTCGCATGTCGGGCGAACACACTTGTTCCTTTCCCGGCACGCCGTCGAGCACCTCCCCAGGTCGCTGCGGAGCTATGTCGATACCGAATCGTCCGATGACCTGTTCGTCCCGGTCCATCTCGAACAATGGTCACTCGAGGCCACCGGTGCCCCCATCTACCCTGGCCAGCGTTTCTCGCTCGCGGCCGCGCGAGCGTTCATTAACCAAACCGATACAGCGAGTGCTGCACGGGTAGTCATCGAGTCCCCCGCAGGCCGCCTGCAAGACGATCGCGAAGCAGACACGTTCTCCGGCGATAAGATCGCCATGGAAGCAGACCGTCGTTTCTGGTTGAACACGAAACCACGCGACACTTTCTTCAGCAGTCGTTAG
- a CDS encoding ABC transporter permease: protein MGIEDTIQPLSEWLLPIPGQQLGGLLTFLIAIVILIVCGLVFGFIVSVFRNGPFEAFYAVFGTAVKAVPELLSISPRRVWAMTWLAFQEAIRKKALLVFALFMVVLLFAGWYINPSAEQPVRLYLTFVLTFPKWLVLLLVIALSVFSLPDDIKRRTIYTIYTKPVLPSELFLGRLFGFVGVGTIVLFAMALVSYVFLLQGFNHTHYVTADDLVAGENGTLIGETTEAAGHKHAITIYPDGNGETDRTHEHRHAISTNEGASGDEKYVVHGPTDMFQARVRHIGTVRFLDRAGKNAAPRGINVGKEWEYFSYIEGGSFGAAIFTFEDVNEGMLTEVTDGDQTKQMLPVEFNLSVFRTYKGIITEGIRGNYYLKNPETGARSIAIPFTAKEVSDLHYIPRTLSNFKADSDKPELDLLEDLVTEDGGRLELWIQCVEPGQYFGVAQNTVYILEANRNFTMNYIKCYLGIWFQVILVITFGLVFSTFLNGPVALLASFLALGYGSIAGEVKGLARNVIFGEKTGWYGGGPAEAMVRLFTQKNIMTELGDYFWVDVVKGIDMVFAFMIYAFVNMLPDYGMFDTQGFVVDGYNIPIAVVAQQFITVLGFLVALVAVGYFFLKSKEIAA from the coding sequence ATGGGGATTGAAGATACCATCCAGCCGCTCAGCGAGTGGCTCCTTCCCATCCCGGGGCAGCAACTCGGCGGACTCCTCACGTTCCTGATTGCCATTGTCATCCTGATCGTCTGCGGTCTGGTGTTCGGGTTTATCGTGTCGGTGTTCCGCAATGGTCCATTCGAGGCCTTTTACGCGGTCTTCGGGACGGCTGTGAAGGCGGTGCCAGAGCTCCTTTCGATCTCCCCTCGCCGCGTGTGGGCAATGACCTGGCTCGCGTTTCAGGAAGCGATTCGCAAGAAGGCTCTCTTGGTCTTTGCGCTGTTCATGGTGGTGCTGCTGTTCGCTGGCTGGTACATCAACCCCAGTGCCGAACAGCCTGTACGTCTCTACCTTACCTTCGTGCTGACGTTCCCCAAGTGGCTGGTCCTGCTGCTGGTGATCGCGTTGAGCGTGTTCAGCCTGCCAGACGATATCAAACGCCGTACGATTTACACCATCTATACGAAACCTGTTCTGCCGAGCGAGCTGTTCCTTGGCCGTCTGTTTGGTTTTGTCGGTGTGGGGACGATCGTCTTGTTCGCGATGGCGTTGGTTTCCTACGTCTTTCTGCTGCAAGGCTTTAACCACACCCACTACGTCACTGCCGACGACCTGGTCGCTGGCGAAAACGGTACCTTAATTGGTGAAACCACGGAAGCCGCCGGTCACAAGCACGCGATCACCATCTATCCCGATGGCAACGGCGAAACCGACCGCACCCACGAGCACCGTCACGCGATCAGCACCAACGAAGGGGCCAGCGGCGACGAGAAGTACGTCGTGCACGGCCCAACCGATATGTTCCAGGCCCGCGTGCGTCACATCGGTACGGTCCGTTTCCTTGATCGTGCAGGTAAAAATGCAGCCCCGCGCGGCATCAATGTCGGTAAGGAATGGGAATACTTCAGCTACATCGAAGGGGGCTCGTTCGGTGCCGCGATCTTCACCTTCGAAGACGTCAATGAAGGAATGCTCACCGAAGTTACCGACGGCGACCAGACAAAGCAGATGCTGCCGGTCGAATTCAACCTCAGTGTGTTCCGTACCTACAAAGGGATCATCACCGAAGGTATCCGCGGTAACTACTACCTGAAGAACCCCGAGACAGGTGCTCGCAGTATCGCGATCCCCTTCACGGCCAAGGAAGTGTCCGATCTGCACTACATTCCACGCACACTTTCCAACTTCAAGGCCGACTCCGACAAGCCGGAACTCGACCTGCTGGAAGACCTGGTCACCGAAGATGGAGGCCGCCTGGAACTGTGGATCCAATGCGTTGAACCAGGTCAGTACTTTGGTGTCGCCCAAAACACCGTGTACATCCTGGAAGCCAACCGCAACTTCACCATGAATTACATCAAATGCTACTTGGGCATTTGGTTCCAGGTGATCCTGGTCATCACGTTCGGCCTGGTATTCAGTACCTTCCTGAATGGTCCGGTGGCCTTGCTGGCCTCGTTCCTGGCACTGGGTTACGGCAGCATCGCTGGTGAAGTGAAAGGCCTGGCCCGAAATGTGATCTTCGGCGAGAAAACTGGCTGGTACGGGGGTGGTCCCGCGGAAGCCATGGTGCGACTATTCACACAGAAGAACATCATGACCGAACTGGGCGACTACTTTTGGGTAGACGTCGTCAAAGGGATCGACATGGTATTCGCGTTCATGATTTATGCATTTGTGAACATGCTGCCTGACTACGGCATGTTCGACACACAAGGTTTCGTGGTCGACGGTTATAACATCCCCATCGCAGTCGTCGCGCAACAATTTATCACGGTTCTCGGCTTCCTCGTCGCCCTGGTGGCGGTGGGTTACTTCTTTCTGAAATCGAAAGAAATCGCGGCATGA
- a CDS encoding DUF1559 domain-containing protein, with product MKHRHGFTLVELLVVIAIIGVLVGLLMPAVQQARESARRIQCTNNLKQLSLACLTYHDTYDSFPPSWDNGGQWSGFARLLPFIEQGPLEAAIDWGTSYTAYQSNGSASNVLNVGVPLPAIELDMLKCPSEVNLRSVDVTGDGIPDHFPSNYAMSIGTFLVYDGSQSGDGAFGANRFTRIAEFADGTSNTMALSEVNAFTRFHSSSVYDNSTGIPALSAVAGEINSNVTSSTAPAGHTQWVSGNVQQTGYTAFFTPNTIFNIDGRLQPADFVNNAEGAGDVDQNPCMAAVTARSFHPGVVNVAFVDGSVSKVTETVDLNVYRTIATRFGGEVSLRNKL from the coding sequence ATGAAACATCGTCACGGTTTCACGCTTGTCGAATTACTCGTTGTGATCGCCATTATTGGTGTGCTGGTCGGGCTGCTGATGCCGGCTGTGCAGCAGGCACGCGAATCGGCTCGGCGAATACAGTGCACCAATAATCTTAAGCAGCTTTCGCTGGCATGTCTTACCTATCACGATACCTATGACTCGTTTCCCCCATCGTGGGACAACGGTGGCCAGTGGTCAGGGTTTGCCCGACTTTTGCCATTCATCGAACAAGGCCCGCTGGAGGCAGCCATCGATTGGGGAACCTCTTACACGGCCTATCAATCGAACGGATCGGCCTCGAACGTCTTGAACGTGGGTGTTCCTCTGCCGGCGATTGAACTCGACATGCTCAAGTGTCCTTCCGAGGTGAACCTCCGCTCGGTCGACGTCACTGGTGATGGTATTCCAGATCACTTCCCGTCGAACTATGCGATGTCGATCGGAACCTTTTTGGTTTATGACGGGTCCCAGTCGGGCGACGGGGCTTTCGGAGCGAATCGCTTTACACGGATCGCGGAATTCGCCGACGGTACCAGCAACACAATGGCACTTTCGGAGGTGAACGCGTTTACGCGATTCCACTCATCTTCGGTCTACGACAACTCGACCGGCATTCCGGCCCTTTCCGCGGTCGCTGGTGAAATCAACAGCAATGTGACCTCGAGCACGGCTCCGGCAGGGCATACGCAATGGGTTAGTGGCAATGTCCAGCAAACGGGTTATACGGCGTTTTTCACCCCGAATACCATCTTTAACATCGATGGTCGTTTGCAGCCGGCCGACTTTGTGAACAACGCGGAAGGTGCTGGGGACGTTGATCAGAACCCTTGCATGGCAGCCGTCACGGCTCGTAGCTTCCACCCTGGCGTGGTCAACGTCGCGTTTGTCGACGGTAGCGTGAGCAAGGTTACCGAAACGGTTGACCTAAACGTCTACCGCACGATCGCCACTCGATTTGGTGGCGAGGTCTCGCTTCGCAATAAGTTGTAA
- a CDS encoding ABC transporter ATP-binding protein translates to MASVETQPQASKSSSDNEVIIETRNLTKIYRDFWGRQKVRALKALDLEVRRGEIFGLLGPNGSGKSTTMKLLLGLLFPTSGQALVFGQDPSSIATKERIGYLPEESYLYRFLDARETLNFYGQLFNMPADVRQKRVNDLIEMVGLKWAERRQLKEYSKGMTRRIGLAQALINDPELIFLDEPTTGLDPIGIREMKDLILKLKDEGKTVLVTSHQLADLQDVADRIAILHQGELKELGRVDALLKVSDETQIRAKGVSEEAKAEIRAILEREHAENISVENPTTTLEELFLNIVRESEARPGRRAGSDRS, encoded by the coding sequence ATGGCATCGGTAGAAACTCAACCGCAAGCGTCTAAATCCTCGTCCGACAACGAAGTCATCATTGAAACGCGTAATCTGACCAAGATTTACCGCGACTTCTGGGGACGTCAAAAAGTCCGAGCCCTCAAGGCACTCGACCTGGAAGTGCGTCGCGGCGAAATCTTCGGCCTGTTGGGGCCGAACGGTTCCGGCAAGTCGACCACGATGAAGCTTCTGCTAGGTCTGCTCTTCCCTACCAGCGGCCAGGCCCTGGTCTTTGGGCAAGATCCGTCCAGCATCGCCACGAAGGAACGTATCGGCTACCTGCCGGAAGAGTCGTACCTGTACCGCTTTCTCGATGCCCGCGAAACGCTCAACTTCTACGGCCAGCTGTTCAACATGCCAGCCGATGTTCGCCAGAAGCGGGTCAACGACCTGATCGAGATGGTCGGGCTGAAGTGGGCCGAACGCCGCCAGTTGAAGGAATACTCCAAGGGTATGACCCGTCGTATTGGTCTGGCCCAGGCCCTGATCAACGACCCCGAGCTCATCTTCCTCGACGAACCGACCACCGGTTTGGACCCGATCGGTATTCGCGAGATGAAAGACCTGATCCTGAAATTGAAGGACGAAGGCAAAACCGTCCTGGTCACCAGCCACCAACTGGCCGACCTGCAGGACGTTGCCGACCGTATCGCCATTCTGCACCAAGGCGAACTGAAAGAACTCGGCCGCGTCGATGCCCTGCTGAAGGTCAGCGACGAAACGCAGATCCGCGCTAAAGGGGTCAGCGAAGAAGCCAAGGCTGAAATCCGAGCAATCCTCGAACGGGAACATGCCGAGAACATCTCGGTCGAGAACCCAACCACCACGCTGGAAGAACTCTTCCTGAATATCGTCCGCGAGAGTGAAGCCCGACCTGGTCGCCGTGCCGGTTCGGACCGTTCTTAG
- a CDS encoding serine/threonine-protein kinase — MYQEFVERWAADSPPDLGGFISRVSPDERFDLFRQLVMLDVCERQKRGLEAGKAYYSARFPEFQPLIQNVFDRIVEELGETRGSGSTSRDTHTNFSLDQTSSHGDPHTQHLWEALQDCQAHPNEVIGLQAGEYQFLELIAQGGMGTVYRARHRTLDRLAAIKLMRPEASTDRFIREAKLLARIRSPHVVSVYDFSVLPKGSPLIVMEWIEGVDLKRIIKDSPDHIPEEKIIQWMQQVCEGMNAAAKLGVTHRDVKPSNILIDRDGYALVADFGLARSGISSTDFSISGNMMGTPLYMAPEQAEDPRNVDVRSDIYAFGGTFYHAVTGQPPFVGETAFSILFKHKMEPIVPPKTHNPNISDRVNDIIERCLAKSPRDRFQSFDEILSQLRSPADSVSPWQFSDSKILQSFRAMFEDQKNDYIHHPEKFLRPDPYYLPNGRRLEIVCGDVTKQHVDAIVSSTDCRLSLDMGLAKAVADAGGPLIEFDIRRLGINRVPPGRVIVTPGSELPALYVFHSITRSEVTGVTPSRDLISEIVSNCMYNATTLGIESIAFPLIGTGISRFTEEVCLDTLFRNLVRRLLYEPTSLKIARIVIRPTKDKEQIV, encoded by the coding sequence TTGTATCAAGAATTCGTCGAGCGTTGGGCCGCGGACTCTCCGCCGGACCTTGGGGGTTTCATTTCCCGCGTTTCTCCAGATGAACGTTTCGATCTGTTTCGTCAGTTAGTAATGCTCGATGTTTGCGAGCGTCAGAAGCGGGGTCTCGAAGCAGGCAAAGCGTATTACAGTGCCCGTTTCCCTGAGTTCCAACCGCTGATTCAAAATGTCTTCGATCGGATCGTGGAAGAACTGGGCGAAACCCGCGGCTCCGGTTCCACGTCGCGCGATACCCACACGAACTTCTCCCTCGATCAAACCTCATCCCACGGCGACCCTCACACTCAGCACTTGTGGGAAGCGCTGCAAGACTGCCAGGCTCACCCCAACGAAGTTATCGGGCTGCAAGCGGGCGAATATCAGTTCCTGGAACTGATCGCCCAGGGAGGCATGGGCACCGTCTACCGAGCTCGCCACCGCACACTCGACCGCCTGGCGGCCATCAAGCTGATGCGTCCGGAAGCCTCGACCGACCGGTTCATTCGCGAAGCCAAGCTGCTCGCCCGCATCCGTTCGCCGCACGTTGTTTCCGTGTACGACTTCTCGGTCCTCCCCAAAGGTTCGCCGCTGATCGTGATGGAATGGATCGAAGGGGTCGACCTGAAACGCATCATCAAAGATAGCCCCGATCACATCCCCGAAGAAAAGATCATCCAGTGGATGCAGCAGGTTTGCGAAGGGATGAACGCTGCGGCGAAGCTCGGCGTGACCCATCGTGACGTGAAGCCTTCGAACATCCTGATCGACCGAGACGGCTACGCCCTGGTGGCCGACTTCGGCTTGGCTCGCAGCGGCATCTCGTCGACCGACTTCTCGATCTCCGGCAACATGATGGGCACACCGCTGTACATGGCCCCCGAACAAGCCGAAGACCCACGCAACGTCGACGTTCGCAGCGATATTTACGCGTTCGGCGGTACGTTCTACCACGCCGTTACCGGCCAGCCCCCGTTTGTCGGCGAGACCGCGTTCAGCATCTTGTTCAAGCACAAGATGGAACCGATCGTGCCTCCCAAGACCCACAACCCAAACATATCGGATCGTGTGAACGACATCATCGAACGCTGCCTTGCCAAGAGCCCGCGAGATCGCTTTCAGTCGTTCGACGAGATCCTCTCGCAGCTCCGCAGCCCGGCCGACAGCGTCTCGCCGTGGCAGTTCAGCGACAGCAAGATCCTCCAGTCATTCCGGGCGATGTTCGAGGATCAGAAGAACGACTACATCCACCACCCAGAAAAGTTCCTGCGGCCCGATCCCTACTATCTGCCCAATGGACGGCGTCTGGAAATCGTGTGCGGCGATGTCACCAAGCAGCATGTCGACGCGATTGTCAGTTCGACCGATTGCCGCCTGTCGCTCGACATGGGGTTAGCTAAAGCAGTCGCCGACGCAGGCGGGCCACTGATCGAGTTTGACATACGACGACTGGGCATCAACCGCGTACCGCCAGGACGCGTCATCGTTACCCCAGGCAGCGAACTACCGGCGCTCTACGTATTCCATTCGATCACCCGTAGCGAAGTGACCGGCGTTACCCCGAGCCGCGACTTGATCTCCGAAATCGTCTCGAACTGCATGTATAACGCCACCACGCTCGGCATCGAGTCGATTGCATTTCCGCTGATTGGTACCGGAATCAGCCGCTTCACGGAAGAAGTCTGTCTCGATACGCTCTTCCGTAACCTGGTCCGTCGCCTTCTTTACGAGCCCACCAGTTTGAAGATCGCTCGCATCGTCATCCGTCCGACCAAGGACAAAGAGCAAATCGTCTAG
- a CDS encoding DUF1559 domain-containing protein translates to MKRKGFTLVELLVVIAIIGILIALLLPAVQQAREAARRMQCTNQLKQWILATHNYHDTFTKFPTSFQGGNNQWSAQARLLPFLEQKAIETEIDYSVDYHEYHYGGSRETLINGIPLPALRIDALLCPSEVKDQQRLDSSGRPENYPLNYAINMGVWYVFNGSSGGEGAFVPSKNLRMADMTDGTSNTMGFSEVKAYTHYDRDSATYGTAEINSFPNVASYIESTVTTATRNSGHTEWVDGKTHQTGFTAFFPPNTDFNIGAGRPTPADFTNNREDRSGLSSNPTLAAVTARSYHPGVVNVAFMDGSVSRVTDTVNLSVYRAAATRNNGEVLNRNDL, encoded by the coding sequence ATGAAGAGAAAAGGTTTTACCCTTGTTGAATTGTTGGTTGTGATTGCCATCATCGGCATTCTGATTGCACTGCTCCTACCTGCCGTACAGCAGGCTCGTGAAGCCGCTCGGCGGATGCAGTGCACCAATCAGCTGAAGCAATGGATCTTGGCTACGCACAACTACCACGACACATTCACCAAGTTTCCGACGAGCTTTCAGGGCGGAAACAATCAGTGGTCGGCTCAGGCTCGTTTGCTTCCTTTCCTGGAGCAGAAGGCCATCGAGACCGAGATCGATTACAGCGTCGACTACCACGAATACCACTACGGCGGTTCGCGCGAGACACTGATTAATGGTATTCCGCTGCCTGCATTGCGAATTGATGCTCTGCTTTGCCCTTCGGAAGTGAAGGATCAGCAGCGACTTGATAGCTCGGGACGTCCCGAGAACTACCCCCTGAACTACGCCATCAACATGGGTGTCTGGTACGTATTTAATGGATCCAGTGGGGGTGAAGGGGCGTTCGTTCCCAGTAAGAATCTACGAATGGCGGATATGACTGATGGGACCAGCAACACCATGGGATTCTCCGAGGTGAAGGCCTACACTCACTACGATCGCGACAGCGCGACCTACGGAACCGCCGAGATCAATTCGTTCCCGAATGTCGCTTCGTATATCGAGTCGACCGTGACCACCGCGACCCGAAATTCAGGACACACCGAGTGGGTCGATGGTAAGACGCATCAAACCGGTTTCACCGCTTTCTTCCCGCCCAATACCGACTTTAACATCGGTGCCGGTCGTCCAACTCCAGCCGACTTCACCAACAATCGTGAAGATCGAAGTGGCCTGAGCTCGAATCCGACCCTGGCGGCCGTAACTGCCCGCAGTTACCACCCTGGCGTCGTCAATGTGGCGTTCATGGATGGCTCGGTTTCGCGTGTGACGGACACGGTTAACCTGAGTGTCTACCGAGCCGCGGCAACCCGAAACAACGGCGAAGTCTTAAATCGCAACGACCTGTAG
- a CDS encoding methyltransferase, producing MTSTNTDNLDVDSGHKIYTPRLLRWYDLIVHGVSNRWFWSCPTSMLEAWFDEHATDNHLDIGVGTGFFPDHCSVFSPNARIGLLDANPNCLAAAAAKLKRYQVETYEANLAEPFDSQMVPFTSVSLMYVLHCLPGDVAFRQQVVAHATSALVAEGKLFGATILGQPRPGSWLGRQVMASYNRKGIFGNEEDTQASLREVLETCLVEVEIEQLGSVALFAGRKH from the coding sequence ATGACTTCGACAAACACCGATAATTTGGATGTCGATTCCGGACATAAGATCTATACTCCCAGGCTGCTGCGCTGGTACGACTTGATTGTGCATGGGGTGTCTAATCGATGGTTTTGGAGCTGTCCGACCTCGATGTTGGAAGCCTGGTTCGACGAGCACGCGACCGACAATCATCTGGATATCGGCGTAGGGACAGGCTTCTTTCCTGATCACTGTTCGGTGTTTTCGCCCAATGCCCGAATCGGATTGTTAGACGCCAATCCCAATTGCCTGGCCGCGGCTGCCGCGAAGCTAAAACGCTACCAAGTGGAAACGTACGAAGCCAACCTGGCCGAGCCGTTCGATTCGCAGATGGTGCCCTTCACGTCGGTGTCTCTGATGTACGTGCTGCACTGCTTGCCGGGAGATGTGGCGTTTCGGCAGCAAGTTGTCGCGCATGCCACTTCGGCGCTGGTGGCCGAAGGAAAGCTTTTCGGCGCAACGATCTTGGGCCAGCCCAGGCCTGGCTCGTGGTTGGGACGTCAGGTGATGGCCTCGTACAACCGCAAGGGAATCTTTGGCAACGAGGAAGACACGCAGGCATCGCTCAGGGAAGTTCTGGAGACGTGCCTGGTAGAGGTCGAGATCGAGCAACTGGGGTCAGTCGCCCTCTTCGCAGGCCGAAAACACTAA
- a CDS encoding glycosyltransferase family 2 protein: MSTSLLTPNCGASTWEPIDDHPLDLAPCEFRLADCELLADDLLSYEHDATHVDYPLPSDFRLSVIVPVYNEEATVAAVIQRLLQLPFRTEIAIVDDGSTDGTRDVLARLAHFCDLKIFYHPTNRGKGAAIRTALPEVTGDVVVIQDADLEYDPQDLVQVIRPIVTGEAEVSYGSRFLAHDGKSKETSWIRQLGNQTLTCISNCLTGLHLTDMQTALKAFPRKVIQQVQLQENRFGIEPEITAKLAKRNYRFVERPVTYNAQAWSASNKISWKDGLAALWCILRYRLVD; encoded by the coding sequence ATGAGCACCAGCTTACTGACACCGAACTGCGGAGCATCGACCTGGGAACCAATCGACGACCACCCGCTCGATTTGGCACCGTGCGAATTTCGCCTGGCCGACTGCGAACTGCTGGCAGATGACCTTCTGTCATACGAACACGATGCGACCCACGTCGACTATCCACTGCCAAGTGACTTCCGCCTGTCGGTGATCGTGCCGGTTTACAACGAAGAAGCAACGGTCGCCGCCGTGATCCAGCGACTCCTGCAGTTGCCGTTTCGCACAGAAATCGCCATCGTCGATGATGGCAGCACCGATGGCACCCGTGACGTGCTGGCCCGCCTGGCTCACTTCTGCGATTTGAAAATCTTCTATCACCCAACCAACCGCGGCAAAGGGGCGGCCATTCGTACCGCCTTGCCGGAAGTGACCGGCGACGTTGTGGTCATTCAAGATGCCGACCTCGAATACGATCCTCAAGATCTCGTGCAGGTCATTCGCCCGATCGTGACCGGCGAAGCCGAGGTCTCCTACGGTTCGCGATTCCTCGCCCACGATGGCAAGAGCAAGGAAACGTCCTGGATTCGCCAGCTCGGCAATCAAACGTTGACCTGCATTTCCAACTGCCTGACCGGCCTGCACCTGACCGACATGCAGACCGCGCTAAAGGCCTTTCCCCGCAAGGTCATACAGCAGGTTCAGCTGCAAGAGAACCGCTTCGGCATCGAACCGGAGATCACCGCCAAGCTCGCCAAACGAAACTATCGCTTCGTCGAACGCCCGGTGACCTACAACGCCCAAGCGTGGTCGGCCAGCAACAAGATCAGCTGGAAAGACGGCCTCGCCGCCCTGTGGTGCATCCTCCGCTACCGCCTGGTCGACTGA